The following proteins come from a genomic window of Alphaproteobacteria bacterium:
- a CDS encoding CvpA family protein, producing MFETIPFIDIFIIAIVILSGILGFYRGVTQEALGIAGWVGAVFVTLYSFTYVDFHAQQYMNPPLLASSVAVIGIFLTSLLVFSFTSKTLGKSVKSSNLGSLDRSLGLLFGFTRGLFIMSLLYLLLASFFTPTQWPWLTQTTRMLPVVQSTARFVMMLAPSYMVPDALQTSLEPEKGPTASQEAETLSKISPIALRVFGKSKDQANENPKTVKTASANNQAEKPSSQKTTDGKKSDVPYDRDTSNQMKDLLKTLTP from the coding sequence ATGTTTGAAACGATTCCTTTTATCGACATTTTTATTATAGCCATCGTCATTTTATCAGGCATTTTAGGGTTTTATCGCGGCGTCACTCAAGAAGCCCTTGGAATAGCCGGCTGGGTTGGTGCCGTTTTTGTTACCCTTTACAGTTTTACCTATGTGGATTTTCACGCCCAACAATATATGAACCCTCCCCTATTGGCCTCTAGTGTGGCCGTCATTGGCATCTTTTTGACCTCTCTCTTGGTCTTTTCTTTCACGTCGAAAACCTTAGGGAAGTCCGTTAAGAGCAGCAATCTTGGGAGCCTGGACCGCTCCCTTGGGCTTTTGTTTGGCTTTACCCGGGGGCTCTTTATTATGTCCCTCCTCTATTTATTGCTCGCCTCCTTCTTTACGCCAACCCAGTGGCCCTGGCTCACCCAAACTACAAGAATGCTCCCGGTGGTTCAGAGCACAGCGCGCTTTGTCATGATGCTCGCCCCCAGCTATATGGTCCCCGATGCTTTGCAAACATCCCTAGAGCCAGAGAAAGGCCCAACAGCAAGCCAAGAAGCAGAAACGCTCTCGAAAATTTCTCCTATAGCCCTACGGGTTTTTGGCAAATCCAAAGACCAGGCCAATGAAAATCCAAAGACTGTTAAAACTGCCAGCGCAAATAACCAAGCTGAAAAGCCTTCCTCACAAAAAACCACTGATGGGAAGAAATCAGACGTTCCCTATGATCGAGACACCAGCAATCAAATGAAGGACTTGCTGAAAACCCTAACGCCATAG
- a CDS encoding porin family protein, protein MKNNVLAMTAVALLLSPTLAFSKSEDSAESGLNGWNLGFGVGYHHLSSDGTAFAEELGVGEDIKVKMSTSGIMGELHGGYSEAEGNDAGDFYWGGQLELQTSSSEATKRAGNDNINNKLIQPFSTALYAQLGALVDEDTAVYGIIGVAYSYFKYKYQDPSDSDSGNYSKWAVGLPVGLGVRTMVEDDLSLNVSAVYTHYQSFNTKDMKAGSEVYKGKPSPRTVNITVGLSWVL, encoded by the coding sequence ATGAAAAATAATGTCCTTGCAATGACAGCAGTTGCTTTATTACTTTCACCGACTCTTGCTTTTTCAAAATCAGAAGATTCAGCAGAGAGTGGTTTGAATGGATGGAATCTTGGATTTGGTGTGGGATACCATCATCTTTCTTCTGATGGAACAGCTTTTGCAGAAGAATTAGGTGTTGGAGAAGATATAAAAGTTAAAATGAGCACCAGTGGCATCATGGGAGAACTCCATGGAGGTTACTCGGAAGCAGAGGGGAACGATGCAGGAGATTTCTATTGGGGTGGACAGTTGGAGCTTCAAACTTCTTCTTCTGAAGCAACAAAAAGAGCTGGAAACGATAATATAAATAATAAATTGATTCAGCCTTTTTCCACTGCATTATATGCTCAACTTGGGGCCCTCGTGGATGAAGATACAGCAGTCTATGGAATTATAGGTGTGGCCTATTCGTACTTTAAATATAAGTACCAGGATCCTTCTGATTCCGATTCTGGAAATTATAGTAAATGGGCCGTAGGATTGCCAGTTGGTTTGGGTGTAAGAACAATGGTGGAAGATGATCTTTCGCTGAATGTTTCAGCTGTGTATACCCACTATCAATCCTTTAACACGAAAGATATGAAGGCTGGATCAGAAGTGTATAAGGGAAAGCCCTCTCCACGCACGGTTAATATTACAGTCGGGTTAAGCTGGGTTCTTTAA